The sequence CGTTCTTTTCTTAAGTTTGATATTTTCTAATGTGATTTCTGACAACATCGGAGGAATGTTTGAAAACCGAATTTTCCATTTCCCCTCGCCACCTACCCACTCTTGAGTTATTCCCTCTTCCCTCACAGAAAACTCAAATTTAACTTCATCTATCATTCCTGCCGTGTAAATCTTCCAATCTTTTACCACAAGTTCAACTGCAGTTTTTGGCTGATTTGGTAATGGGTCTATACTGTCTCTTATCCCATCTCCATCCGTATCATACCCATCAACTGAAGTTGAGGGCAACTCTATGATGCTGCATATCAGCGGTGGATGCCCACCACCTCCTCCTCCACCAGTTGCTCTTGGTGAAGGTGCGCATCTGTGTTTCTTCTCTTCAAAATCATTCCAACCATCATTGTCATCATCACAACCTCCTACACATGGGTCTGAACGCACCCAGCAGCGAAGAAGAGAATAATCTGATGTGGAATCCCAATCCCCAAGTCTCTGAAATGAAAATACCTCCCAGCCTCTTATTTCTTCTGCATCTGTTAGGCCATCTCCATCCATGTCTGATGATGCCATGTGAATGGAGTTATCACTCCTTGTCTCTTCTCCTCCTTTTCCGCCAGAGATTATCATATTCACCTTAAATTCATAGGAAACATTTTCTGGCAGATAAATCCCCGTGGGAATTTCATATTCGTGGAGTCTCCCACTTTCCTCAATCTTTGTTGAGTAGACCAAGAATTGGGTCTCTTTATCAAAAATTTCGATAAGATACCCTCTTTCAGTCTCATCAGCACTTTCCCAGTACACCCTTACCCCATTCTCATCTCTCGCTGGCTCGTAGTAGTCCTCCACCTGCAACACCGTGATTGCTGTTTCCGTTGTGAAACTGTGTGGCTGTTCTTTGCTACCATAACTAGCTGTGTATGTCTGACCATCTACCACTGTTGTTGCTACGATGTAGTAATCGTAGTCCTCTGCTGGATTTAGATGGTCCAGCACAACCACATGCACTGTTGTGCTCTCGACCATATAATATTTCCACTGAACATAACAATTCAGGCTCAGGTAATAAAATTCCCGAGAAACTTCCGTAGTAGTTGAAATACTTCGTGTCCATGATATCGTTGCTGAAGTATAACTTCCATCTACTGGTACAGAGGAAAACCCTATACTTGGCAATAATGAATTTCCAAAAATCTGTATATCTACCGCGGTCATAGTTTCCTATCCTCCCATTCAACTTTTCTCCTTTCGTATTCTCTTCTACATTCCTCTTCTTTTTCTCGTCTCCAGTTCTCTATCCACTTTCGTATCATGCCTGTTTTCAGAAGCACTACAGTACCTACGATAAAAATTGTTAGGGTGCCTATACAACACATAAACCAGGGATTTTGTGGGTTGGGTGTGTACCAAAAATATGATGGTTTTTCAATACTTACTTCAAGATTGTTTATTTTTCCATTTTCTGCGTCTATAAACACATGAGCCCAATTGGATCCTTCGTTCATGAAGTACGGTGCACCCTCCCATCCTATATACCATACCCATCTTAGCTGGCTTTCATTTCTTTCTTCTATTAGATATTCTTTTACAAACAACTGCATAGAAATCTCATAGTCTCCACTGCTTTCAATTCCTTTTGAACGAAGTGTAGCATTTTCCCTTGCAATCTTATAAGCTTCATCACTATCTATCTTCCATTTTTTAATCTGGATCTCAGTAATATTATAGGAGAGGATAAACGAGAACTCTTCGGCTGTAACTTTATTCGTAGATAGGGACACTCTATACGAAAAAAAATTTGACTCACCAATCAGAAACCATGCCTCCCACTCAGATGCCCTTCCATCAATAGTGCTATCCGCAAATATTGTAATTAGATAAAACGTATTTTCACCCCACTGCTCTTTGATATGACGCTCTATTATTCTATAAGTCTCTTGAGCGGTAGCCATTCTACTACTATCTTTTGAGAACACTGTAAGAGGTAGTATTAGAATCATTATGCACACAGATACAACTACCAAAATTGTTGCAATTTTTATATGACGCCTTTTCTTTACCATATTTCATTACCCCCCAAATGAAGATTATTTCATATTTTGTGTGGTTATATAAAGAGGATCCCAAGAGAATGGAATCCAGGGTGGAATGCGGGTTTGTCTGCTTAGGTTCATGTTTGAGGGTGTGACAAGGATATCTCCTCCGTAATATCTTATGTGATGTGTATGCCCACTGAACACGGCCTCAACCTTTCCGTTGGCGTTGATGAGATTAATAATATCCTCTCTGTAATTAGTGATACAACCGTGCCCATTTTCATACACAATCGGTGCATGTGTGAAGATGAAGTAATGGCCTATTTGGCTGTTCTGTGTACCCAATTCCGAATTCAGCCAGTTCCATTGAGAGGAAGTTAGACCTGTAACAGTATAGGAAGACAAGTCAAGGCAATACCCTGTGTCTAAGCACAAAAATCGGTAGTTACCATAATCAAAACTATAGTAGTAACCTCCATAGGATAGTGGCCATGTGCCGTCAAACGCCCATGGGTCTAACCACAATCTATATAAATCAACCCATCGCCTATATGGGCTTCCAGGGACACTCCACGCACCCATGTAATAGTCTAACATCTCATGATTTCCTGGTATTGTAAATACAGGGCAGTTTAACATCATAATTGCACCTTTGAATGCTTTCATGGAATTCGTATTATCAGTATCCTGAATTGGAATAACCCCAAGAGACAACCCTCCCCAATCTATTAAATCACCTGTTATTACTACGAACTCTGGTTTCTCAAATATATTGATTCTGTTGATAATTGCACACAAGTGAGCGGTGTGGTAATCCGTGTCACTGCTGCCTGACCACTTGCTCCCAACATGGGTATCTGTTATCTGAATAATTTTGAATATGTTTTTATAGGGGAGTATTCCTAAACAATGCTTTTGAGTAATTGCTATTAAGCTCCCTCCATGAGTCACCCACACAGTTATATCGTACACCCCTTCCTGTGAACCTATTGGATTACATTGAATGTGCCAATTCTGATTTACGCTGTCATATGTTGTGCTGACTATGCTTACTGTATAGTGTGCACTACCATCGCTTTTCAATATTTCCACCACTTCAATCCTGTCCTGACTGAGCACGGATGGAGATAACACAATTTCAAAGTTTGTGTGTAAATTACAATCTACTATTGCAGGTCTTCCAGGTGAAGGGTACAGAATCGTTGGATTTGCTGGCGGAACTGTAGAAAGGTCTATGGGCCCATACAATTTATTATCTCCAGCTAAGTTCTCCCATCTCTCTATTTCTCCTGTTTCTAAATATCTCTCCTCTGTTGTGAACCTACTGTTTACGGTGTCTATCTCAATTACGCGGTAACAAACTTGGCCCGTAATGTGCGAATTTGGTGCACTCCCCAAAAGATATTCTATATAGTTAGAAATCCCATCAACATCCTCATCTTCTTTGCTATCCTCTCTCCTCGGATTTAATCCATTTTTCACTTCCCAACCATCTGGCATTTTATCTTCATCCGTATCCCATTTATCCACATCTGTGCCCACCTTTATTTCCTCCCAGTACCCTAACTCGTCTTCATCTTGGTCCTTACCACAAGACTCAATACTTACACTAATGCTTCCTATACTCCAACTGATATTCTCCCATTCTCCATCTCTTCTTTCTATTCCATTTTCAATTTGCCAGAAATATGTTTTTCCTTCCTTTCTTCCCCAGTACTTTATTGTTTTCTCGTCCTCTCCATACTTAAATTCAATTTCAAGAGGTAGCGACTCCACACCGTAATCATTCCTAAATGAAAAAATCTCTTTTCTCTCTTTATTAACATTATCTATGGAAACTCTTCGGGTGTAATCGCCCACTTTAACAGTGTAGGAAATACCATACTGTGGTCCCCACTTGTATTTCATCCTTACCCTAATACATTCATACCCTACAATAGGATTGATATCGTCTTTGTCATCAACATTGTCGTGGTCTGTATCCTTACCCCTGAGATTCTGAGGAATTCCTGTAAGACCAGGCATTTCTCCCACATTACAGATGAGTGGAGGATGGCCACCACCACCTCCACCACCAACCCCACCAGATGGTTCAAACGGAAATGTTCTTGCCTTTTTCTCCATACTATCCAGCCAACCATCTCCATCAGTGTCTGAATTGTGCCAGGAAGAGGTAACATGCTGAGTGTAATATGGCCAATTAATAGGATTGCCTGGGTCATACTCTATACTCATCGGATACATATAGGTTAGCACATTCCATCCAGCTACTTCTTCCTCATCTGGTAAACCATCTCCATCAGCATCGTTTATCTTACCAACACTCTCTTTTACCACTGTCTTTCCGTTTATTGTTGCAGACACAGAAAACTTATACTCTACATTTCTTGCTAACCCAACATTTTCTGGGATTTCATAACTTTGTATCTCTCCTGCCAATTCCACCTCCGTCTGGTAGATTACATTACTCCCTTCAATAACTCGGATTGCATATTGTATCTTTCCGACAACCCCAGGCATCTCCCACCACACCCTTACCCCATTCTCATCTCTTGCTGGCTCGTAATAGTCCTCTACCTGCAACACCGTGATTGCTGTTTCCGTTGTGAAACTGTGTGGCTGTTCTTTGCTACCATAACTAGCTGTGTATGTCTGACCATCTACCACTGTTGTTGCTACGATGTAGTAATCGTAGTCCTCTGCCGGATTTAGATGGTCCAGCACAACAGTGTGTGTTTTTGTGCTCTCTGCCTTGCTGGAGAGACCCCACCCATAGCCATCCCAATCTGGCTTGTAAATCTTCCACCAGAGCATTGTGTCTGTATTTATGTTCGTTTTCCAGGTAATGGTTGCACTGTTCTCTGTGGCAACTACATTTACATCATTAATCTGGATTTCTGGTATGTTTAGTGGCCCAGAGACCTGCACATCACCTGCCTGAATGTAATACCTGTAATCAGTGTTTTTTGCAAGACCTGTAATTACATTCGTTGAATGACGGATTTTTTGTGTGTAGTAATCCCTCTCATTGTATGTGCCAACTAAATTTCCATTCTGGCGAATTGTTACTGTGTTTTCCGCTGTTGGCACTGTCGTGTCCCACTCAAATCTCACTCCGTCTTGCAGAATGTCTACCACCACATTGGTTATGGAGAGAGAAATAATAAAGGTTTTGGAGGCTGTGCCTGAAGTGCCATCTTCTGCTGTGGCTTTAATTATAATTGTGTACTCCACATTCTGGGAAAGTCCAGAGAGTGAAAGTTCAGTATCCCCAAACAGTAACTTTGTTTCATATTCACAATCTGTAGATGTGTATAGCCAGGCATGGATATCCTGGTATGCATGAGCACCCCAGTTAATATAGAATTCCACCGTTGCAGTGCTTATTGAAGTGATTTTCACCTGGTAAATCGTTACCTGCGGTCCTTCCATGCTCGCCATAATATCCATATTTGTTTCCTTCATTATGCCAATTGCTGTGACCTCACTGACCCAGATGCCCTCCGTCTTCGGCCTTATATCTTCTTTCATCTTCTTGACTGCTCCTCTTGTGTTCCCTGCTTCCAGCATGTTCGCAACTGCTTCATACTTATTATCCAGTGTATTCTTTTGCTGTGTTGCATTTCCGCTGAATGCAGTATCTGGCAATGCCAGAAGTGTCGTCTGAGCAGTTTCCACTTGCTCTGTTGCCTCAGGCACCCTATCTGCATACCTCACAATTCCCTCTGCGCTTTTCATAAGCAACCTTGGATTTCCGCTCAAATCCGTGCAGAGACCAATGGAAGTGTAGCCAGCGTATGGTGTACCATCACTGTAATACCCATAAATCTCGCCTTCATGCACATCTGTCACTTTTTGCCATAATGCCACATTTCTTCCAAAGCTATCATACTTCAAATAGTTTACATTCCAGTAATAATTCTCATTGCTCAAATAAATCACATGCACATTCTTTCTTGTGTCCAATCCAATCTTTGGCTCTTTCGCATTCCCACATCCAAATGTGATTCGTTTCGTGTCCCAATTCTCGCCAGCATCCCTGCTGTATTTCATATAGAGCTGATAAAATCCAGTTTCATTGTCTGCATAAACAACCCAGATTTGTTTCCCGAAGGTAGCCACATCAAAACCATAGTAAGGACTGCCAGAAAGTGTGGCAATCTCCTTGCTCAGCATCCAGCTCTCAGTTTTCTCATAACACAGAATCCTGGAGGCCTTCATAAGCATCGTTTTCACACTGCAATATAGATTTCCATCCACAAATTTTGCCTTTCCTACTATTTTCTCATCACCGTAACCTAAGTTCACCCATGTCGGGTTTCCATCCAGCTCCCATACCCACTTTTTCAGACGAAAGTCATAATGCCACACCTCATTCCATTCATAAACTGCAAAACTATCAAATGCTGTCAGGAAGAAATGGAAATTCTGGAGCACAGGGCTGGAAACAGGGCTTTCCGAACGCAAAACAAATCTCACGCTGAATTCTGTGGTTTCTGTTGTGAAATTGTACACCTGCCCTTTTTCTATTCTCGCAAACTCGTTTTCATAACTCACTGTTGTAGAAATTGTGCCAGTGCCATACCAGTGTGGTGTAAATGTGATTGGAAACACCTGCCCTGCAAAATGATATTCGCAACTCCCTTCCTCATAGTACACATAAATTCTTTCCAGCACGCTCCATTTCACCGCACTCACAGAATAAACTGTAAAATTATCAAAATAGCCAGCACCGTATGCATCTGCTGGATTGCCTTCAATGTCTCCAATCCTTATTTTGGCTGTAAGCACCTCTGGCCTGTAATACATCCCGCAATACACATTATCAAGAAATACATAGAAGTAAGGCACAGAATACACAACCCGGAGGTTATGCCATTGATTCCGCCAGATGTATGTGATAAATGAATAGTTGCCTGAACTATCCGCATACATCATGCTCCCGTACTCATCACTCCTCGAATAATTCCTCTCCACACCAATTCCCCAGTCCGCACCTTTCAACAACCAGAACATCTGGTTATCATAATAAGGCAACATGAAATCAATTGAGAATTCAAATTCTGCAATTCCAACTGGTGGCAAGAAGCTGGGTGATTCTGCGTAGCCATAGCCAGAGCGATTTGCCCTTGTGTCTATGTGCAATTTGCCTCTGGTGATTTCTACAACATTTGCTTCAGAGACATTCAAATACCAGCCATCAACACTCTCAAATCCAGTGGAATAAAGCATATTTCCTCGCCTGTAATCAACAATTTTGTAGTAATACACTGCATCCTTTGCACCAAATTCATCTACACCACCAAACAAATACACATCCACTCCCTCGCGAATTCTACAGGCACTCAAGCCAAAAACTGGCTCCTCAAGCACTCCCACAATCTTTGGTTCTTCCCATGGATAGCTCCAGGGTTGGAAATAGCATTCTATGATTTTATCTGTTATTCCATGTGGAGTCCTCCCACCAAATATGTAGAGCGTGTTTCCAGCCATGTAATAACCCATATCGGCAACACCAAATGGCAACGCTTTGCTTTCTATGTAACTCATCCCATCATGCATCCAGATTTTGTAAGTTTTGTTTACAAATTGCTCACCTGAAAGCCCTCCAAAAATGAAGAGGCAATCGCCGTTCATCACAGCACCCATGTGCGAATAATTGGTTGGAATTTCCCAGATTCTTGGTTTTACCTCAATGCTCATTGTATCAAATCTGAATCGCCAGAATTGGTCTATGCCACCAGGCAAAATCCAGACCGCATCAAATGGAATTATTGCAGAGCCCTGATGGACTGCTGCAGCACCAAATGCCATCGGTTGGGGGAGCTTGAGTGGGAGCATTTCTATTGTGTAGTTTTGAAGCCAGAAACGAACAATTCCATCTGTATAATTCCCGAGTTCGGTGCAACCACCTGCAATGTAAACCGCATCTCCGTATGCAAAAGCCACATGACCAAAAAAAGGGTACGGGAGAAAGCCAACAACCTCAATTTTCATTGTTGATGTATCAAATCTGTAGATTTCTATTTTACCATGGATGCCATCCTCTGTGCCACCAAAAATGTAAATGGAGTTGCAATAAGCAACAGTTTGGGTATAGTAAAGTCCAGAGAGTAATGCAAGTGGATGTTTCGCCAGCATAATTCCATCACCACTTACCTCAGCGTTCTCCAGCAAGAACTGATTCTGATTTGGATACACAGAAAGCTCTGTAAGATTCTGTAAACCAATCCTTGCAGTTGCATAAGCAGTTTCTTCACTCTCAATCCCTGTGCAGTTCACATACACACTTGGATTAATCCCATAGCCAATGTATGCTGTTTGCCAGGAGTAGGTGGAGGTTTTGCTGTAATAAACATAGGTGGAGTAATTGGCAAGTGTGTAGGCAATGAGATGCCAGCAATTGCTTAATCCATAATCCAGCGCAATTACTGGTAAAGGAGAGTTAACTAAAACTATTTTGTTCAAATTCGTTGCACTTGTGAAATTTGCATAGCACAATGTGGTGTTATTCTCAACCCAGACCGCATGGTATTTGCTACCATCAGTTTTGATGACAGGCCCAGCTGTAACATTGCCAGAAAGTTGGAATGGCAATGACCATGCGACTGCTGGCTCTATGGAGTTCGCACCAGTTGTATTCTCAATGTTCCCGTTTCCTGCCTTTGCACCCTCTGCATTCTCTCCCTGAGGAAGATGAAAACACAGCACCAAAACGATTAATATTGCTAACAGTTTCTTCATAATTATAAGTAATGTTTTTTTTTTATATATAAAGTTTTCGCTTGAGTTTGGCATTTTTTGTATCTCTTAATGAGTTTGCATGGCTTGTCTCAATCTGATTGTTCATGAAACTGCATCAAAAAATGTTGTAAGCAATTGAAAATCCACTTTTTGGTTCCCTTGTGTTCATTTGCGAAATCTGTATTTTGCGAGTTCTACCTTAAGTGGGAGTTATAGTCAAGTGCAAAAGTTGCTGCACCCATGCAGGCAATCTTTATTACCCTCAAATAAATACAGCCATACGATGAGGTTTAGAATTACGCTCCCCTTGGTTCTCCTCCTTCTCATACCTCTCCATGCTGCAACAGCCACCACACCCAACACAATCACAATAGATGGTTCCCTTGTAGAATGGCAGGCAGATGAGCTCATGGGAATTTCAAACGAAAAAAAACTCTATCTCACATGGGATGCTCAAGCCCTCTACATTGGCTGGAATGGAACCGATTTCGGTGTTGAGGGGGACCTCTTCATTTACCTAAATACCACGGCAGGAGGTAGTTTTGCAGGCAAGGACTGGTATGGGATTCACACCCTGCCCTTTGAAGCTGACTATCTTTTCTGGGTGGAAAACGGGGCACAGAGCACAAATTATGGACTTGATAAATACGCTAATGGCTGGACCACTGTAAGTTTCACAGGGCAAACCTACATCGGCTGGAGTGGAAATCCAAACACAGAAATCAAAATTCCGTTTTCAGACATTGGTATTCCAACTACGCTCTCTCTTCTTGTCTTTGCTCAGTGGGAAGAGGCCCAGAATGTCTGGGCAGCATTTCCAACAAACAACACACCTGTTGGTTCTGGCCCTGAGACATTTACATACTACTACCAATTCCCACTCACAACCTCAATTTCACCAAACGCTCCCAACTACATAATGCAGAGCACAACAAACGATACGCAACCACCAATGGTCAAATTCATTCAGCCACTGGAAAACGAAGTCATAACCCTGAGCTTCTACAACATCACAATTGAGGCAACTGATAACACAGGGATAAAAAGCGTTGAGGTTTCAATAGACAGCAGTGCCTTCCAGCCCTGCCCAAAATCTGGAAATTACTACATCTACCAGTGGAGTATTACTACTGAAGGCAGCCATACACTGAACGCGAGGGCAACGGACATAGCAGGAAATACTGCCTCTGCTATTGTTAACTGCACATTCAAGCGGGAAAGTAACCCAAACGCAATAAAACTTGCGATAATCTGGCACATGCATCAGCCAATGTATAAAAACATGGCAACAGGGAGATACGAGCTACCCTGGACAAGGGTGCATGCAGTTCAGGAATACCTTGACCATCCACTCATCCTCCAGAAGTATCCAAATGTGAAGGTCATTTACAACTTCGTGCCTTCCCTTATGGAACAAATCGAAGACATAAATAAATCTGGCTATACAGACCCGCACTGGGAGCTTGCACTCAAGGAGAACACCCAACTCACACTTGAGGAGCGAAAGAAAGTCCAGAAGGAGTTTTTCTGGCTCGCGGCATGGCAGTTCAGAGACACGGATAATGCTAACAAGCGCTACAAACAACTTTCAGAGATTGTGGATAGTGGAAGAGATTTGAACGACCAGGAACTACTTGACTTGAAGGTGCTTTACTTTCTCCTCCAGATTTCCAAGCCGTATGTAAAGGGAGAATTTTCTGGAGTTTCTGGCGACCCTGAACTCTGGGCATTGCGAAATAAAACAGGAAATTACACAAAATCAGACCTTGCCCTCGTTCTTACCAAACAGAAAGAAATTGCTGATAAGGTGCTTCCGCTCTACAAACAGCGACTTGATGCTAACCAGTGTGAGATTTCCACAACGCCTTACTACCACCCAATCCTCCCCTTGCTTCTGATGGATAACTGGACGGGTTCAATAAGTAACATGAAAGTTGTTAAAGGCGTCTGGCGAGAAGATGCATTGACACATTTAAGAATGGCGAGAGCGAAATACAGTGAGGTATTTGGCACAGAACCAGTTGGGCTCTGGCCCTCTGAAGAAGCGGTCTCTCCTGCTGCAATTGAGGTTATCGCAGATACAAATTTCACCTGGCTTGTGACAGATTCAAGAATCATTGACAACACCCTGGAGCCAATGGGCATAGATGTAATAAACCAGAATGCAGGCGACTATGTGGTGAATCCACCTGCACTCTACAAGCCCTATGTGGTCAACATAAACGGGAAAAAAGTCGTTGCGGTTTTCAGAGATAGAACAATCTCTGACAGAATTGCGTTCCAGTATGGACACATGGATGCAGATGCCGCCGTTGAGGAGTTAATTAAATACATCTATGAAATGGGCAACCGACTGCCAGATAAAAGAAACTCTGTAATTACAATTGCCGCAGATGGAGAAAACTGGATGTTCTGGGATGATGCTGGCTACGAAAACAACGGTAGAACATTCCTGGAAAAACTTTATGCCAGGTTGAATGTTGAGACGGGCATAGAGACCGTGCTCCTCAAGGACTTCCTTGCTAAAAATCCACCGAATACTGAAATAAAGACCATCG comes from Thermoplasmata archaeon and encodes:
- a CDS encoding metallophosphoesterase, encoding MKKLLAILIVLVLCFHLPQGENAEGAKAGNGNIENTTGANSIEPAVAWSLPFQLSGNVTAGPVIKTDGSKYHAVWVENNTTLCYANFTSATNLNKIVLVNSPLPVIALDYGLSNCWHLIAYTLANYSTYVYYSKTSTYSWQTAYIGYGINPSVYVNCTGIESEETAYATARIGLQNLTELSVYPNQNQFLLENAEVSGDGIMLAKHPLALLSGLYYTQTVAYCNSIYIFGGTEDGIHGKIEIYRFDTSTMKIEVVGFLPYPFFGHVAFAYGDAVYIAGGCTELGNYTDGIVRFWLQNYTIEMLPLKLPQPMAFGAAAVHQGSAIIPFDAVWILPGGIDQFWRFRFDTMSIEVKPRIWEIPTNYSHMGAVMNGDCLFIFGGLSGEQFVNKTYKIWMHDGMSYIESKALPFGVADMGYYMAGNTLYIFGGRTPHGITDKIIECYFQPWSYPWEEPKIVGVLEEPVFGLSACRIREGVDVYLFGGVDEFGAKDAVYYYKIVDYRRGNMLYSTGFESVDGWYLNVSEANVVEITRGKLHIDTRANRSGYGYAESPSFLPPVGIAEFEFSIDFMLPYYDNQMFWLLKGADWGIGVERNYSRSDEYGSMMYADSSGNYSFITYIWRNQWHNLRVVYSVPYFYVFLDNVYCGMYYRPEVLTAKIRIGDIEGNPADAYGAGYFDNFTVYSVSAVKWSVLERIYVYYEEGSCEYHFAGQVFPITFTPHWYGTGTISTTVSYENEFARIEKGQVYNFTTETTEFSVRFVLRSESPVSSPVLQNFHFFLTAFDSFAVYEWNEVWHYDFRLKKWVWELDGNPTWVNLGYGDEKIVGKAKFVDGNLYCSVKTMLMKASRILCYEKTESWMLSKEIATLSGSPYYGFDVATFGKQIWVVYADNETGFYQLYMKYSRDAGENWDTKRITFGCGNAKEPKIGLDTRKNVHVIYLSNENYYWNVNYLKYDSFGRNVALWQKVTDVHEGEIYGYYSDGTPYAGYTSIGLCTDLSGNPRLLMKSAEGIVRYADRVPEATEQVETAQTTLLALPDTAFSGNATQQKNTLDNKYEAVANMLEAGNTRGAVKKMKEDIRPKTEGIWVSEVTAIGIMKETNMDIMASMEGPQVTIYQVKITSISTATVEFYINWGAHAYQDIHAWLYTSTDCEYETKLLFGDTELSLSGLSQNVEYTIIIKATAEDGTSGTASKTFIISLSITNVVVDILQDGVRFEWDTTVPTAENTVTIRQNGNLVGTYNERDYYTQKIRHSTNVITGLAKNTDYRYYIQAGDVQVSGPLNIPEIQINDVNVVATENSATITWKTNINTDTMLWWKIYKPDWDGYGWGLSSKAESTKTHTVVLDHLNPAEDYDYYIVATTVVDGQTYTASYGSKEQPHSFTTETAITVLQVEDYYEPARDENGVRVWWEMPGVVGKIQYAIRVIEGSNVIYQTEVELAGEIQSYEIPENVGLARNVEYKFSVSATINGKTVVKESVGKINDADGDGLPDEEEVAGWNVLTYMYPMSIEYDPGNPINWPYYTQHVTSSWHNSDTDGDGWLDSMEKKARTFPFEPSGGVGGGGGGGHPPLICNVGEMPGLTGIPQNLRGKDTDHDNVDDKDDINPIVGYECIRVRMKYKWGPQYGISYTVKVGDYTRRVSIDNVNKERKEIFSFRNDYGVESLPLEIEFKYGEDEKTIKYWGRKEGKTYFWQIENGIERRDGEWENISWSIGSISVSIESCGKDQDEDELGYWEEIKVGTDVDKWDTDEDKMPDGWEVKNGLNPRREDSKEDEDVDGISNYIEYLLGSAPNSHITGQVCYRVIEIDTVNSRFTTEERYLETGEIERWENLAGDNKLYGPIDLSTVPPANPTILYPSPGRPAIVDCNLHTNFEIVLSPSVLSQDRIEVVEILKSDGSAHYTVSIVSTTYDSVNQNWHIQCNPIGSQEGVYDITVWVTHGGSLIAITQKHCLGILPYKNIFKIIQITDTHVGSKWSGSSDTDYHTAHLCAIINRINIFEKPEFVVITGDLIDWGGLSLGVIPIQDTDNTNSMKAFKGAIMMLNCPVFTIPGNHEMLDYYMGAWSVPGSPYRRWVDLYRLWLDPWAFDGTWPLSYGGYYYSFDYGNYRFLCLDTGYCLDLSSYTVTGLTSSQWNWLNSELGTQNSQIGHYFIFTHAPIVYENGHGCITNYREDIINLINANGKVEAVFSGHTHHIRYYGGDILVTPSNMNLSRQTRIPPWIPFSWDPLYITTQNMK
- a CDS encoding glucodextranase DOMON-like domain-containing protein, translated to MRFRITLPLVLLLLIPLHAATATTPNTITIDGSLVEWQADELMGISNEKKLYLTWDAQALYIGWNGTDFGVEGDLFIYLNTTAGGSFAGKDWYGIHTLPFEADYLFWVENGAQSTNYGLDKYANGWTTVSFTGQTYIGWSGNPNTEIKIPFSDIGIPTTLSLLVFAQWEEAQNVWAAFPTNNTPVGSGPETFTYYYQFPLTTSISPNAPNYIMQSTTNDTQPPMVKFIQPLENEVITLSFYNITIEATDNTGIKSVEVSIDSSAFQPCPKSGNYYIYQWSITTEGSHTLNARATDIAGNTASAIVNCTFKRESNPNAIKLAIIWHMHQPMYKNMATGRYELPWTRVHAVQEYLDHPLILQKYPNVKVIYNFVPSLMEQIEDINKSGYTDPHWELALKENTQLTLEERKKVQKEFFWLAAWQFRDTDNANKRYKQLSEIVDSGRDLNDQELLDLKVLYFLLQISKPYVKGEFSGVSGDPELWALRNKTGNYTKSDLALVLTKQKEIADKVLPLYKQRLDANQCEISTTPYYHPILPLLLMDNWTGSISNMKVVKGVWREDALTHLRMARAKYSEVFGTEPVGLWPSEEAVSPAAIEVIADTNFTWLVTDSRIIDNTLEPMGIDVINQNAGDYVVNPPALYKPYVVNINGKKVVAVFRDRTISDRIAFQYGHMDADAAVEELIKYIYEMGNRLPDKRNSVITIAADGENWMFWDDAGYENNGRTFLEKLYARLNVETGIETVLLKDFLAKNPPNTEIKTIATGSWINGDLETWRGEPDEDIAWQRLASARKAVVDYEISHPNSSEVRKAWESIYPAEGSDWFWWYGTDQTTRDEDMFDRLFKIHLVNVYKAIGLQPPIELTAELRTPKEPERVGKSGLFKPVLDGTMNQTEWADAAGYLCVPNNLGIEEIAIGADTQNIYIGLKMPSENLIENSEILDLSIYISSPSPADMNVPMTNFLPLGGNDSLGFPIKWKAKILPETRLETGETKIAIFRAGSEGRWIFSIASQTSYLGKNVEIALPISSIETNPRQKVFIAVVSAHLVNSVWQNAEYISGREPIELLIPSDMAREYILNITSSPLSNPSGIVEEEHDDYGPGTYEYPTSNEMAPNTGLFDITALYIYNSTSELIFEFHFREMGLVQDGKPIWNPPYNFPHQIINIYIDIDRKNGSGKTECLEGANALIREDFAWEVAVSARGWDVYAMLGDEKVRTGVTADADWNSTAKKWDNNTVYVRISLSLIGQNFRDYGYVIVVGSQDEYGPGKWRSVNAQKERWRFGGGTDGDVDPNIIDMIVPAGYSQKNLLNYDAGTGKKAVLVGITLPAKSQDGPQNQTTENKTEESGLSKILKDFTPAILVSCFGFAALFVEFGLRHRKKKRKLNVKTLVEERLKKGSELDEIELELQERLLCEEISELEYREGMQMLEGRK